The window GAGGTATTGCAGGATCACCGGGGCAAACTGGCCGATCATGCCGCTGTCCATGCCCAAGGCGCTGAAGGCGTTGTTCAGGTCATTGGTGTCCTTGACATTGCCCAGGGCATTATCCAGCCCGGCGGCCTTGCCGCTGGAACCGAGCAAACCGGCCAGTGCGCCCAACTCGCCGCCGCCCGACAGCTTGTCGATGCCCGGCACGCTTTTGGCCAGTTCCGAATAGTCGGTCGAGCTCAACTGATTCTTCGCCAACCCCAGCATCGCGCCAGTGCCGCCGACGGCTTGTTGCGGCGTTACGTTCAATTGACTGAGTGCGCCCAACAGGTCCGCTGTTTCCGAGGTGGGCGCTGCGTCGGTCGCCGCGTTGCCACCCTTCATGCCGGCAATGGCATTGGCCGCATCGCCCAGGCTGAACTGAGCAAAGACCGGGCTGGCGGCCAGAGTCATGAGTGATGCCAGTGCAAAACCGCGTGAAATCTTCATTCAGACATCCTCTTGCATCATGAAAAACGCCCGATTGAGGGCGCAAAGCTGCCGATTTGACCGGGTCGACGCGGGCATGTTCCTCAGGTCCCCACCCGCTCGTCATAAAGCGGTCCGGAAGAAGGCGACACTATCAGATCTGCTAGTAGGCAGCCCTGGTGGATTGCTCCACAGTAGAACCCTGGATTGATGAATTCATTCAGGAACACGACCATGCTGCCTGATCGCGAAACGTTCCTCTCACGCTATCACTACGACGCTCGGGACCAACTGATTGATTCGACTCCCTCGACGCAGCCCCCAATCCGGCGCTTTTACCTGAAAGATCGTCTGGCCACAGAAATACAAGGTACGGTGCAGCGTTCGATCATGCAGCACGATGATCAACTGCTGGCACAGCAATTGCGCCAGAACGGCGCAGTGGAAGCGCACTTGCTTGCCACCGATCAACAGCGTTCGGCGCTGAACGTACTCGACGTCACACGGCCGCATCCCATTGCCTACACGCCCTATGGTCATCGCCCAGCGGAAAACGGATTGCTCAGCCTGCTCGGATTCAACGGCGAACGGGCGGATCCAGTGACGGGGTGTTATTTGTTGGGGAATGGTTATCGGGCGTTTAACCCAGTATTAATGCGGTTTAACAGTCCGGACAGTTGGAGTCCGTTTGGGAGGGGCGGGCTGAATACTTATGCCTATTGTTTGGGGGATCCGGTAAATTGGAGCGATCAGAGCGGACATTTCGGCAACCTTTTTAAAGGTCTCTTGAATTTATTGAAACTCAGAACACCGCGTATGGCACGAGCCGATCTGGCATATGAAAAGACTAAGCAGATGGATAAAACTCTATTCGCGGCAAAAATGCCCACGGCGCCACCCAAGACGACATCCTCTTCGATTTACTCAAGCGCCAGAGCAGAAAGTTCCTCAGGCCAGCCTTCTTCTGGCTACGCAAGTATTCAATCGTATAGCAGCGTCGACACTTCTTTCGCACCGTCTCCTCATCACCCACCCCCAGGAAGTACTCGGTCGGAATCTTACTTCTCAGCTCGGTATACAGATAGGCTACCCACTGGAAGGTCCATTGAAGATATCGGTAGTTGGGTCGGCTCAACCGTAGGTATGCCTAATAAAGAAATGACGGCGGCAATGCAAACTTCACCCACTGGATACCCTACGTCGGCAAACGAACACATCGCCATCCAATTCGCAGGTCAACGCATTAGCCGCAACATCGGCGCGAACACTGGAATATACGCACGAGGAAAGTTCCTAACTCCCCTAGATGACTTGCGCGAAAAATTTTTTAATAAAAAAATGTCTCAACTCAGAAAAAAATAACCGAAAAAACAATGCAACAAAACGGCGACCGAAGGTCGCCGTTTTGTTTTGCGTCAACGCTTACGCCGCACTAAACAACTTATGCGGATCAATCACAAACTTCTTCGGCACGCCTGCATCGAACTCGCCATATCCCTCAGGCGCCTGATCCAGACTGATGACCTGCACGCCCACTACTTCGGCGATGTTGATACGGTCCCACATGATCGCCTGCATCAGCTGGCGGTTGTACTTCATGACCGGGGTCTGGCCGGTGTGGAAGCTGTGGGATTTGGCCCAGCCGAGGCCGAAGCGGATGCTCAGGCTGCCCATTTTCGCGGCAGCGTCGACGGCGCCCGGATCTTCAGTCACGTAGAGACCCGGGATGCCGATCTTGCCTGCCACACGCACCACGCCCATTAGCGAGTTGAGTACGGTGGCCGGGGCTTCGTGTTTGACGCCGTCATGGCCGTGGCCGCGGGCTTCGAAGCCGACGGCGTCGACGGCGCAATCCACTTCCGGTTCGCCCAGCAGCGCGGCGATTTGCTCGTGCAGCGGGGTGTCGAGGGACAAGTCGGCGATTTCGAAACCCTGGGCCTTGGCGTGAGCCAGGCGGACGGTGTTGACGTCACCGACGATCACCACCGCAGCGCCCAGCAGGCGAGCGGAAGCGGCAGCCGCCAGACCGACCGGGCCGGCACCTGCGATGTAAACGGTGCTGCCCGGGCCGACGCCGGCGGTCACGGCACCGTGGTAGCCGGTTGGCAGGATGTCGGAGAGGCAGGTCAGGTCACGGATTTTTTCCATGGCGCGATCGCGATCTGGCAGTTTCAGCAAGTTGAAGTCGGCGTACGGCACCAGCGCGTATTCAGCCTGGCCGCCCGTCCAGTCGCCCATGTCGACGTAACCGTAGGCACCGCCCGGACGTGCCGGGTTAACGCTCAGGCACACGCCGGTGTGCATTTCCTTGCAGGAACGGCAGCGTCCGCAAGCCACGTTGAACGGAACAGACACCAGATCGCCGATTTGCAGGTTTTCGACGTCACGGCCCTTCTCGATGACTTCACCGGTGATTTCGTGACCCAGGACCAGACCGGTTTGAGCGGTGGTACGACCGCGCACCATGTGCTGGTCGGAACCACAGATGTTGGTGGAGACCACACGCAGGATGACGGCGTGCTCGATCTTCCTGCCGCGCGGGTCCTGCATTTTCGGATAGTCGATTTTCTGTACTTCGACCTTGCCAGCGCCGAGATACACCACACCACGATTGCCAGACATGCTTTCACCTCGCTGTTGTTTTTATGGAACCGCGTTGCCCAGGCAGGCAGCGCGTTAAGTGCTCGGGTTATTGCCTGTGTGTCTTGTGTTGTCTGTTATGGCCTCTTCGCGAGCAAGCCCGCTCCCACATTTGAGCGCGTTTCCCTGTGGGAGCGGGCTTGCTCGCGAAGGCAATCTAGAGAACGACCGTTCTGTTCGCGTTAAGGAACACACGGCGCTCAATGTGATACCCAACCGCCCGCGCCAAGGTCAGGCCTTCAATGTCGCGCCCCTTGGCAATCAGGTCTTCCGGATAATGACTGTGATCCACCACCTCGACGCCCTGGGCAATGATCGGCCCTTCATCGAGGTCGTTGTTGATGTAATGCGCCGTCGCGCCGACCAGTTTCACGCCCTTGTTGTAAGCCTGGTGATAAGGCTTGGCACCCTTGAAACCCGGCAACAACGAGTGGTGAATGTTGATCGCCTTGCCATCGAGTTTGCGGCACAGCTCCGGCGACAAGACCTGCATGTAGCGGGCAAGAATCACCAGTTCAGCACCGGCTTCCTCGATCACCTGCAACACCTGACGCTCTTGCGACGGCTTGTCGTTCGGGTCGAGCGGGAAGTGGTAGTACGGAATCTGGTGCCAGTCGGCCAGCGGCTTGAGGTCCGGGTGGTTTGAGACCACGGCGGCCACGTCCATCGACAATTGGCCGATGCGCTGGCGGTAAAGCAAATCGTTGAGGCAGTGATCGGCCTTGGAGACCATGATCACCACTTTCGGTCGATAGTGCGGCGGGGTCAGTTCGAAGATCATGCCGAACGATTCGCCGCGCTCCTGCAAACCGGCGCGAAACGACTGCTCGTCGAAGCCATCCGGTTGGCGAAATTCCACGCGAATGAAGAAACGACCCGAGAGCCGGTCATCAAACGAGTGGTGTTCGGTGACGTAGCAGCCCTGCTCGAACAGAAAGCGGGTCACCGCGTCCACCGTGCCGAGCACGCTGGGGCAGTCGGCGGTCAAGATCCATGTGTCTGGGGCGCGGCTCATAGTGCGGTGACTCCTTTAACGATCATTAGGCCTGAACGCTGAGGCCGAATTCAGCGGCCGCATCCTGCAGCCACAACCACCAGTAATCCGAGAAGCTGCGACGGATCAGCAGTTCCCAAGTGTCTTCGCCGGTGTGGCGGATCACCAGTTGCGATTTGGCAAACACCGTGCCGACGGCTTTGCCCACCGGGAAGCTGTTCGGGTGCACGTCGTAGCTCGTGGATTTCATCAGCAACTGGCGCACGTTCGGGCCGCTCAGTTCGAGGATCTGCTGACCACCGCTGACGTTGACGATCTGGATGTGCAAGTCGCCCAGCGCTTCACGCAGTTTTTGCTCGGCGGCGAACTCTTCACCGGTCGGCACGATCAGCAGCCATTCATCCGGCCCCATCCATTGCAGGCTGGTTTCGCCTTTGACGATGACGGTCAGTGCACCCGGCAATTCGATGCCGAGCGCCTTGTGCACGCCGGCGGCAAACGCGGCATCGTGGCCATCGCCACGAATGGTCAGGTGGCCGAGGAGTTTTTTCTCACGCACGGTCACACCGGCGTTCTTGCGACCCTTGCCGACCAGGCTGGCGAGGTCGGCGTGATGCAGCGACGACTCGGCCTTGGCCCCGGTGGTTGGGCGTTGTTGGTAAACATTGGCTGCGGTCATAAAGCACCTTTCCTGAATTCTGTTGGTTCTAGCCTTGTGGTGGCTGAACTGCCGCCTTCGCGAGCAAGCCCGCTCCCACATTCGACCGCGATCCCCTGTGGGAGCGGGCTTGCTCGCGAAAGCGGCAGCCCAAACACCATAGGATCCGAGTTCATCAAATATTCTGGCGATCACCTTTCGGATCGAAGAACACCGAAGAAACAATCTCCGCCTCGATCACGCTGCCATCCGCCAGCGGCGCAAACACGCGTTCGCCCATGCGGTTCAGGCCACCCTTGACCACGCCCATGGCAAACGAATAGCCGAGGGAGTTGTGGGCGTAGCTGGAGGTCACGTGGCCGACCATGGTCATCGGGATCGCCTGCTTGGTGTTGAACACCAGTTGCGCACCCTCCGGCAGCCATTTGTTCGGGTCGATCGGCTTGAGGCCTACCAGCTGCTTGCGCTGATCACGCACGCAGTCTTCACGGTTCATGCCGCGCTGACCGATCCACGAGAACGGCTTGGTGCGACCAACACACCAGCCCATGTTCAGGTCGTCCGGGGTCATCGAGCCGTCAGTGTCCTGACCGACGATGATGAAGCCCTTCTCGGCCCGCAGCACGTGCATGGTTTCAGTGCCGTACGGGGTCAGGTTGTACTTCTTGCCGGCGTCGACGATTTTTTCCAGTACGCCCATCGCGTAGTCGGCTTGCACGTTGACTTCGTACGACAGTTCACCGGTAAACGAAATCCGGAACACCCGCGCCGGTACGCCGCCGACCAGACCTTCTTTCCAGGTCATGAACGGGAACGCTTCGTTGCTCAGGTCGATGTCGGTGACTTCGCTGAGCAGCTTGCGGCTGTTCGGCCCGGACAGGGTCATGGTCGCCCAGTGGTCGGTCACGGAAGTGAAGTACACCTTCAGGTCTGGCCATTCGGTCTGCTGGTAGATTTCCAGCCATTGCAGCACGCGTGCAGCGCCGCCGGTGGTGGTGGTCATCACGAAATGGTTGTCGGCCAGGCACGCCGTCACGCCGTCGTCGAACACCATGCCGTCTTCTTTGCACAT of the Pseudomonas sp. MAG733B genome contains:
- the soxG gene encoding sarcosine oxidase subunit gamma family protein; the protein is MTAANVYQQRPTTGAKAESSLHHADLASLVGKGRKNAGVTVREKKLLGHLTIRGDGHDAAFAAGVHKALGIELPGALTVIVKGETSLQWMGPDEWLLIVPTGEEFAAEQKLREALGDLHIQIVNVSGGQQILELSGPNVRQLLMKSTSYDVHPNSFPVGKAVGTVFAKSQLVIRHTGEDTWELLIRRSFSDYWWLWLQDAAAEFGLSVQA
- a CDS encoding RHS repeat-associated core domain-containing protein produces the protein MLPDRETFLSRYHYDARDQLIDSTPSTQPPIRRFYLKDRLATEIQGTVQRSIMQHDDQLLAQQLRQNGAVEAHLLATDQQRSALNVLDVTRPHPIAYTPYGHRPAENGLLSLLGFNGERADPVTGCYLLGNGYRAFNPVLMRFNSPDSWSPFGRGGLNTYAYCLGDPVNWSDQSGHFGNLFKGLLNLLKLRTPRMARADLAYEKTKQMDKTLFAAKMPTAPPKTTSSSIYSSARAESSSGQPSSGYASIQSYSSVDTSFAPSPHHPPPGSTRSESYFSARYTDRLPTGRSIEDIGSWVGSTVGMPNKEMTAAMQTSPTGYPTSANEHIAIQFAGQRISRNIGANTGIYARGKFLTPLDDLREKFFNKKMSQLRKK
- a CDS encoding DUF2780 domain-containing protein; translated protein: MKISRGFALASLMTLAASPVFAQFSLGDAANAIAGMKGGNAATDAAPTSETADLLGALSQLNVTPQQAVGGTGAMLGLAKNQLSSTDYSELAKSVPGIDKLSGGGELGALAGLLGSSGKAAGLDNALGNVKDTNDLNNAFSALGMDSGMIGQFAPVILQYLGQQGVGGSLLQSLGGIWGTGVTGS
- the purU gene encoding formyltetrahydrofolate deformylase, with amino-acid sequence MSRAPDTWILTADCPSVLGTVDAVTRFLFEQGCYVTEHHSFDDRLSGRFFIRVEFRQPDGFDEQSFRAGLQERGESFGMIFELTPPHYRPKVVIMVSKADHCLNDLLYRQRIGQLSMDVAAVVSNHPDLKPLADWHQIPYYHFPLDPNDKPSQERQVLQVIEEAGAELVILARYMQVLSPELCRKLDGKAINIHHSLLPGFKGAKPYHQAYNKGVKLVGATAHYINNDLDEGPIIAQGVEVVDHSHYPEDLIAKGRDIEGLTLARAVGYHIERRVFLNANRTVVL
- the fdhA gene encoding formaldehyde dehydrogenase, glutathione-independent — encoded protein: MSGNRGVVYLGAGKVEVQKIDYPKMQDPRGRKIEHAVILRVVSTNICGSDQHMVRGRTTAQTGLVLGHEITGEVIEKGRDVENLQIGDLVSVPFNVACGRCRSCKEMHTGVCLSVNPARPGGAYGYVDMGDWTGGQAEYALVPYADFNLLKLPDRDRAMEKIRDLTCLSDILPTGYHGAVTAGVGPGSTVYIAGAGPVGLAAAASARLLGAAVVIVGDVNTVRLAHAKAQGFEIADLSLDTPLHEQIAALLGEPEVDCAVDAVGFEARGHGHDGVKHEAPATVLNSLMGVVRVAGKIGIPGLYVTEDPGAVDAAAKMGSLSIRFGLGWAKSHSFHTGQTPVMKYNRQLMQAIMWDRINIAEVVGVQVISLDQAPEGYGEFDAGVPKKFVIDPHKLFSAA